Proteins from a single region of Theileria parva strain Muguga chromosome 1, complete sequence, whole genome shotgun sequence:
- the MRTO4 gene encoding Ribosomal protein L10 family protein, producing MAVSKRRNPAVTSSCKKDSKKKVKLVENIRETLDKFIKNNDNSTFVYLIALNNQRNSPLKTLRSILLPGRVFYGKNKVMRIAFGTKPEDEIHDNIHKISNNINGETAVLITSENPEVVVNKVKGYKVRDFSKAGNIATDTIVLKVDGNEFDEIPGSMEPQFRQLGLPTALNMGKIILMGDYTLCEKDKPLTPNQTHLLKLFGIRMSLFEANVVGFWNDGHYKQLA from the exons ATGGCTGTATCTAAGCGAAGGAATCCCGCCGTCACATCAAGTTGTAAGAAGGATAGTAAAAAGAAGGTAAAATTAGTCGAAAACATAAGAGAAACCTtggataaatttattaaaaataatgataactcaacttttgtatatttaatCGCTCTAAACAATCAAAGGAACTCGCCACTCAAAACACTCAGATCAATATTACTCCCCGGAAG AGTATTCTATGGcaaaaataaagtaatgCGTATAGCATTTGGTACGAAACCTGAAGACGAAATTCATGACAATATACACAAAATTTCAAAT AATATAAATGGAGAAACCGCTGTATTAATAACTAGTGAAAACCCAGAGGTGGTAGTTAATAAAGTGAAGGGATACAAAGTAAGAGATTTTTCTAAGGCCGGTAATATCGCTACTGATACAATTGTACTCAAG GTTGATGGTAATGAGTTTGATGAGATTCCAGGTAGTATGGAGCCTCAGTTTCGACAACTGGGACTACCAACTGCACTTAATATGGGCAAAATTATACTTATGGGTGATTATACACTATGTGAAAAGGATAAACCACTAACTCCAAATCAAACTCATCTACTG aaattgtTCGGGATAAGAATGTCATTGTTTGAAGCAAATGTAGTTGGATTCTGGAATGATGGCCATTACAAGCAGTTGGCCTAA
- the argS gene encoding tRNA synthetases class I (R) family protein, producing MICIIFVIFINFCTAFNGNVNKSLQFTNLENIVKRGVLKVCDLQAKNVLDKCKRPLVFVSELDGEFDLHTKVARTISDLLNLNLDQTNERLSYEIKKELSTVGACKITHDCLNIKLRDEYIIDQLNLMSESDRLNVGKLTDETVLVDYFSPNVGKNLHMGHIRSLGIGQAISNLLHFSGSKVIRRNHVGDFGLHSGIIMRYIIEYDTRAMEALNPATCDSVRLRETTRQLVAGFSPLNFSHDYNVKNLTLPYPTFAYGLVLETMDDYYKLAFEKFSSDQEFAKRAKIETCLLQNEKSFAFPQWQNVTKVSLAKYNDLLDYFYIKGLKNIPESLYKNVTNRFINELIKDNQVKQNDKEVVYTIPKSSKTDDNTDSTENTRNSDSAEGVGVKNEDKTVLITREGSLTYMSTDLGALSYRVNWHKPDRIIYVTENNQKSHFKKLYKISKKLKLLKKCKMEHVGFGQICLEGSGKIRSRTGNTCTLDDITRQVVKLVTDHMVKRGDYLQLKSPVLSRKIGVGSILFSDLSVEPKSGYNFSIERLMNQGYNLLISILYSYVRCQSILKRCESLPQIPSNEFRNEYERKLGLVLLGFENIIATSISLREPHRVCKYLTNLSREFNQFYEKTPVIADDKVNSLSLKLVKITSRAIEIGLGILNIQTVKRL from the exons atgatatgtataatatttgtaatatttattaatttttgtacTGCATTCAATGGAAATGTTAATAAGTCACTACAGTTCACGAATTTGGAAAATATC gTAAAAAGAGGCGTATTGAAAGTATGTGATTTACAAGCTAAAAATGTACTTGATAAGTGTAAACGCCCCTTA GTTTTTGTATCTGAACTGGATGGCGAGTTCGACTTACACACTAAAGTCGCCAGAACCATCTCTGACCTTCTTAACCTTAATCTCGACCAAACTAATGAAAG ATTGTCATATGAGATTAAGAAAGAATTAAGCACAGTGGGTGcatgtaaaataacacatGACTGTTTAAACATCAAGCTCCGCGATGAGTATATAATCGATCAGTTGAATTTAATGTCCGAAAGTGATCGCTTGAACGTTGGAAAACTCACCGATGAAACCGTTCTAGTCGACTATTTCAGCCCAAATGTAGGCAAAAACTTACACATGGGACACATACGGTCACTGGGAATAGGGCAAGCAATTTCAAATCTTTTACATTTTTCAG GGAGTAAAGTAATTCGCCGAAACCATGTGGGTGATTTTGGCCTTCATAGTGGAATAATAATGCGATATATTATTGAATATGACACCAGGGCCATGGAAGCCCTGAACCCAGCAACTTGTGACTCTGTCCGTTTGAGGGAAACAACTCGACAGTTAGTGGCTGGGTTCAGCCCCCTCAACTTCAGCCACGATTACAACGTGAAGAATTTAACCCTTCCATATCCAACATTCGCTTACGGACTCGTACTCGAGACGATGGATGACTACTACAAACTGGCTTTTGAGAAATTCTCCTCAGACCAAGAGTTCGCAAAAAGAGCCAAAATCGAGACTTGCTTGCTCCAAAATGAAAAGAGCTTTGCCTTTCCACAGTGGCAAAACGTTACTAAAGTATCACTTGCAAAGTATAATGACCTGcttgattatttttatatcaaAGGGCTCAAAAATATCCCTGAGAGTTTATACAAAAATGTGACAAATAGGTTTATTAATGAACTAATTAAGGATAACCAGGTTAAACAAAACGATAAAGAAGTTGTTTATACCATCCCCAAATCCTCAAAAACTGATGATAATACTGATAGCACAGAGAATACCCGTAATAGTGACAGTGCTGAAGGCGTtggtgttaaaaatgaggATAAAACGGTATTAATAACCAGAGAAGGAAGTTTGACGTACATGTCTACAGATTTAGGAGCTTTGTCTTACAGAGTTAACTGGCATAAACCTGATAGAATTATTTACGTTActgaaaataatcaaaaatCCCACTTCAAAAAG CtgtataaaatatcaaaaaaATTGAAACTTTTGAAGAAGTGCAAGATGGAACACGTTGGATTTGGCCAGATATGTCTTGAAGGGAGTGGTAAGATAAGGTCTAGAACTGGAAACACTTGTACCCTTGACGACATTACTAGACAAGTTGTTAAACTAGTGACTGATCACATGGTTAAACGTGGTGATTATTTACAACTTAAATCTCCAGTTCTATCCAGAAAAATTG GAGTCGGATCGATATTATTTAGCGACTTAAGTGTGGAACCGAAATCAGGTTACAACTTTTCCATAGAACGTTTAATGAATCAAGGATACAACTTACTAATCTCAATTCTTTATTCATACGTGCGGTGTCAATCGATCCTTAAGCGTTGTGAATCATTACCTCAAATTCCCTCTAACG AGTTCCGAAATGAGTATGAACGTAAGCTGGGATTGGTACTGTTGGGATTTGAAAATATCATAGCCACTTCCATATCATTGAGGGAGCCTCACagagtgtgtaaatatctaacaaatttatcaagaGAGTTTAACCAGTTTTACGAAAAAACACCTGTAATTGCTGATGATAAGGTGAATTCACTTTCTTTAAAGTTGGTTAAAATAACTTCAAGGGCAATCGAAATCGGTCTCGgcattttaaatatacaaaCCGTTAAGCgtttatag
- a CDS encoding putative integral membrane protein, producing MTIFLYNYVLFTIILSVNSISLSYINTHNTFSTPSKRNGLNVVSRTGVCVPEDVGLFGRTIISYECFYTKDGRTQTGDEWEAEMREETKRNFPGVDKRKVKYKKADLSSTEPDDGFERFELPAPFNPTKMLLREGIPHLTISVWAPGLNITDFTVFLNYSKNDYPHSYTGDCTILPTNTGESSELDEYYTTFENAEWEKPHKFSYHSTYNDLFNRMEKPDYGYADVSDDFVKPPLILINFPKNTIVNQWERATFGSKGDPKKRKKLSRIQRAYRPFSHIDLRNVKCVYKDSTLQIAMKLTHVTPPPTHQKNYKLNISSEGEIRPPKSLPLETVHGWMYNWHYFSKYDLNFDLSKFEPPEFTEADKPNFIDDMTPRQLARFMKECDELAKKD from the exons ATGAccatttttttatataattatgtgcTTTTTACAATAATCTTATCTGTAAACTCGATTAGTTTATCTTATATTAATACACATAACACTTTTTCCACACCCAGTAAAAGAAATGGCTTGAATGTGGTAAGTAGAACGGGTGTATGTGTACCCGAGGATGTTGGCTTATTCGGCCGCACGATTATATCGTATGAATGCTTTTATACCAAGGACGGACGGACTCAGACTGGCGATGAGTGGGAGGCTGAGATGCGGGAAGAGACAAAGAGGAACTTTCCAGGCGTTGACAAGAGGaaagtaaaatataaaaaggCGGATTTGTCCAGTACTGAGCCGGATGATGGCTTCGAAAGGTTTGAACTTCCTGCCCCTTTCAATCCTACTAAAATGCTCCTGAGGGAAGGTATTCCCCATTTAACTATAAGTGTTTGGGCTCCAGGACTCAATATAACCGATTTCACAGTATTTCTAAATTATTCCAAAAACGACTACCCCCACTCTTATACTGGCGATTGTACTATATTACCCACTAATACCGGTGAATCAAGTGAGTTAGACGAGTATTACACTACTTTTGAGAATGCGGAATGGGAGAAACCTCACAAATTTTCATATCACAGCACTtataatgatttatttaatcGCATGGAAAAGCCAGATTATGGCTACGCCGACGTGAGTGACGATTTCGTAAAGCCGCCCctgattttaataaatttccCCAAAAACACCATAGTGAATCAATGGGAGAGGGCAACATTCGGTTCTAAAGGAGACCCTAAGAAAAGGAAAAAGCTTTCCAGAATACAAAGAGCCTACAGACCTTTTTCACACATTGATCTCAGAAatgttaaatgtgtatataaaGACTCTACTCTGCAAATTGCCATGAAACTTACTCATGTTACTCCTCCTCCTACCCATCAGAAgaattacaaattaaacATATCCAGTG AGGGAGAAATTAGGCCTCCTAAGAGTTTACCACTGGAGACTGTTCATGGCTGGATGTATAACTGGCACTATTTCAGCAAGTATGACTTGAATTTCGACCTTTCTAAATTTGAGCCACCTGAGTTTACAGAAGCCGATAAGCCAAATTTCATAGATGACATGACACCCCGCCAACTTGCGAGGTTCATGAAGGAGTGTGATGAACTGGCCAAGAAAGattaa
- the UTP15 gene encoding WD domain G-beta repeat protein — MGEYFKVRAVEGLRQSAPEPTEQDQNLKSYFKWLKVVGKAKESSTISNISFSQSDHLCSISFGTKVKFYDYENQTVCYTYNSSKSFVRCASFRPDSKLAAVSDDSGNVDVVALELKSLLRRFMAHEGPCHCHAFSFDKLSLLTGGDDSAVKLWDVAQETCSLTLNGHTDRVRWLTPVSGDCNLWATACYDKIARVYDIRTPEKPVTTLQMDSPVEHVSISSSGFSLITTGGNQVKVWDISSGLKLELTVSPHLRAITRSFLSDDDNLLITSSLDGTVKYSDINNGLKVSHMYRFDGEITSFDFKYNNALAVGLSTSDWLIRYNNKLDSGNDIGSYVMNGLETARVDTVRDSVEVLGYKPMKLGLLDRLVRTFQYKAAMDLALTLTTSHVYNLIELLILRGTLSTAVRNRDEKTILPLLKFVSNQINKDINNTNLLLEFLITILDNNRWLKECTDEAVLAEMKRIPNKINLELYQHTILLRLKGLIDLII; from the exons ATGGGCGAATATTTCAAGGTCCGAGCGGTAGAAGGTCTTAGGCAATCGGCTCCTGAGCCTACCGAACAGGACCAAAACCTTAAAAGTTACTTTAAATGGCTAAAAGTCGTCGGCAAAGCCAAAGAATCCTCTACCATCTCTAATATCTCTTTTTCTCAATCGGATCATCTCTGTTCTATTTCATTTGGGACAAAA GTTAAGTTTTATGATTACGAAAACCAAACGGTTTGTTATACATATAACTCCTCCAAGAGCTTTGTACGCTGCGCTTCATTCCGCCCTGACTCTAAGCTTGCTGCCGTTTCTGACGACTCTGGAAACGTTGATGTTGTGGCTCTGGAGTTGAAAAGCTTGCTTAGACGTTTCATGGCTCACGAAGGACCTTGTCACTGCCACGCATTCTCATTTGATAAGCTTAGTCTCCTAACAGGTGGCGACGACTCAGCAGTTAAGCTCTGGGATGTTGCTCAGGAAACATGCTCACTAACACTAAACGGACATACAGATCGAGTCAGATGGCTAACTCCCGTTTCTGGGGATTGCAACCTCTGGGCCACTGCCTGCTATGATAAAATCGCACGTGTATATGATATCAGAACACCTGAAAAGCCAGTTACAACACTTCAAATGGACTCCCCAGTTGAACATGTTTCCATATCTTCTTCAGGTTTTAGCCTTATTACCACCGGAGGAAACCAGGTTAAGGTTTGGGATATTTCCTCAGGTTTAAAGTTGGAGCTGACTGTTTCTCCTCATTTGAGGGCAATCACCAGGTCGTTTCTATCAGACGATGATAATCTTTTAATCACATCTTCACTTGACGGCACCGTCAAATACAGTGATATCAATAATGGCCTGAAAGTTTCCCACATGTATAGATTTGATGGCGAAATCACTTCATTTGACTTCAAGTATAATAATGCTTTAGCTGTAGGGCTATCCACGTCAGACTGGCTAATACGTTATAACAACAAACTTGACTCCGGGAACGATATTGGAAGTTATGTGATGAACGGTTTGGAAACAGCCAGAGTAGACACAGTGAGAGATAGTGTAGAAGTTTTGGGATATAAACCAATGAAACTTGGACTCCTAGATCGTCTAGTTAGGACTTTCCAGTATAAAGCTGCTATGGACTTAGCCCTCACCCTAAC GACTTCAcatgtttataatttaattgagttattgattttaaggGGAACGCTATCAACGGCAGTGAGAAACCGCGATGAAAAGACCATTTTACCTTTACTTAAGTTCGTCTCAAATCAAATAAACAAGGATATAAACAACACTAACCTTTTACTGGAGTTTTTAATCACTATTTTGGACAACAACCGCTGGCTAAAGGAGTGCACAGATGAGGCTGTTCTGGCTGAAATGAAGAGGATCCCCAACAAAATCAACCTTGAATTATACCAACACACAATTCTGCTTAGGCTTAAAGGCCTTATTGATCTCattatatag
- the CCAMK gene encoding Protein kinase domain protein, translated as MGFFSAKFENEYTLGRRIFNGAKCQVRECRGIKDERDYVVKIYASDLEEVNTIRYEYHLFVKNKINSIPNVLRLKDCFFDKYYVYYVTQRYEGHDLFRTVMNGHKYSEYDLSCYFKQLFRCLSALHGMNIVHRRISGKNLVFLEKENKTLLLKGLRHMLSTHEFSKFNVVVEHSIQYLSPEIISQEINLSNIMKSDVWACGVILYTLLFGNNQFPIEFPYEKYAQNIVKCEINWSHNSPLLTSKLAVDFCKSLLRKDPDERLSAKEALFHPWIAGDKLYVHNTELASNRFYAEVKNAIDELDTLDENTSIQYRHKFNDENPLNSSTQLVLNKCVSGHNFGMGKSVSSNQSTLSTPDTKDRIRTKCLPFKFPTLSFKFFKFRSKKPDKKPLMENPVVDKYIKDDEAD; from the exons atgggATTCTTTTCGGCCAAATTCGAAAATGAATATACACTCGGAAGAAGGATATTCAACGGA gCTAAATGCCAAGTAAGAGAATGTCGTGGAATAAAAGATGAGAGAGATTACGTAGTGAAGATATACGCCTCTGACCTCGAGGAGGTCAACACCATCCGCTACGAGTACCACCTCTTCGTAAAGAACAAAATCAATTCTATCCCTAACGTTCTCAGACTGAAAGATTGcttttttgataaatattacgTTTATTACGTTACTCAACGTTACGA aGGACATGATTTGTTTCGTACTGTGATGAATGGTCACAAATATAGTGAATATGATTTATCGTGTTATTTCAAACAGCTGTTTAGATGTTTGTCAGCTTTACACGGCATGAACATCGTCCACAGGAGAATAAGCGGCAAGAACCTGGTGTTCCTGGAAAAGGAAAACAAGACGCTTCTGCTCAAGGGCCTGAGGCACATGCTCAGTACGCATGAGTTCTCAAAGTTCAACGTCGTCGTTGAACACTCTATCCAGTATCTGTCACCTGAGATCATCTCCCAGGAAATCAACTTAAGTAATATTATGAAGAGTGATGTTTGGGCCTGCGGAGTCATTCTGTACACCCTACTCTTCGGGAACAATCAATTCCCTATTGAATTTCCCTACGAAAAGTATGCCCaaaatatagtaaagtgTGAGATTAACTGGTCACATAATTCTCCTCTCCTGACCTCAAAACTAGCAGTTGATTTTTGTAAATCTCTTCTCAGAAAAGATCCTGATGAACGTTTATCTGCCAAAGAAGCGTTATTTCATCCCTGGATAGCAG GGGATAAGTTGTATGTACATAACACAGAATTAGCATCGAATAGATTTTATGCAGAGGTCAAAAATGCAATTGATGAGCTTGATACATTAGATGAAAATACTTCAATAcaat ATCgacataaatttaatgatgAAAACCCGTTGAACTCATCTACCCAACTGGTGCTGAACAAGTGTGTATCTGGGCATAATTTTGGGATGGGAAAGAGTGTGAGTTCGAACCAATCGACACTGTCGACACCGGATACCAAAGATAGGATACGAACAAAATGCCTTCCATTCAAATTCCCAACCCTGTCCtttaaatttttcaaattcagATCTAAAAAGCCGGATAAAAAGCCATTGATGGAAAATCCAGTGgttgataaatatatcaaAGATGATGAGGCAGATTAA